The following are encoded together in the Sphaerodactylus townsendi isolate TG3544 linkage group LG12, MPM_Stown_v2.3, whole genome shotgun sequence genome:
- the LOC125442309 gene encoding interleukin-1 family member 10-like gives MAEAANMRRKRKTVDQEMADLFNHFGKKGDVEAVNIPKPWLYKIWDTKQKSLFLQDGTLVAAPQNSNSEDQLIAVTPNRSTDPNKRPIFMGTKDQKHVLAVKSGDHPHLQLVAGDVMDLYVKKEESKEFTFYNQTKGSEATCSFESAISPGWFLSTSAEPHKPLGLSQGGGSDITIFYFERKE, from the exons ATGGCAGAGGCTGCAAATATGAGGCGTAAAAGGAAGACTGTGgaccaggaaatggcagatttatTCAACCACTTTGGGAAGAAAGGAg ATGTAGAAGCGGTGAATATACCGAAACCCTGGCTCTACAAAATTTGGGATACCAAGCAGAAATCCCTCTTCCTGCAGGATGGCACATTAGTAGCAGCTCCACAAAATTCCAATTCAGAAG ATCAATTAATTGCAGTGACTCCAAATCGAAGCACAGACCCAAACAAGCGACCTATCTTTATGGGCACCAAAGACCAGAAACATGTTCTCGCTGTGAAGTCAGGTGATCACCCTCATCTACAGCTAGTG GCAGGAGATGTTATGGACCTTTATGTGAAAAAGGAGGAATCCAAGGAGTTCACATTCTACAACCAGACCAAAGGCAGTGAGGCAACTTGCTCCTTTGAATCAGCAATTTCTCCTGGTTGGTTCCTCAGCACTTCTGCTGAGCCACACAAGCCTCTTGGTTTGAGTCAGGGAGGGGGTTCAGACAtcactattttttattttgaaagaaaagagTAA
- the LOC125442310 gene encoding interleukin-1 family member 10-like isoform X1, with amino-acid sequence MQQEETSMIEHERKTVNQEMADLFNDYGRKPEVPWLYRIWDTKQKYLLLQNGTLVAAPQNSNSEDQLITVAPNRVIDSSKRPIFMGTKVQNYVLTVKSGDRPQLQLVAGDVKDLHEKKEESKEFTFYNQTKGSETTCSFESAISPGWFLSTSAEPHKPLGLSQGGGSDITIFYFVRKQ; translated from the exons ATGCAGCAGGAAGAGACTTCAATGATAGAACATGAAAGGAAGACTGTGAACCAGGAAATGGCCGATTTATTCAATGACTATGGGAGGAAACCAG aggttCCCTGGCTCTACAGGATTTGGGATACCAAGCAGAAATACCTCCTCCTGCAGAATGGCACATTAGTAGCAGCTCCACAAAATTCCAACTCAGAAG ATCAATTAATTACAGTCGCTCCAAATCGAGTCATAGATTCAAGCAAGCGACCTATCTTTATGGGCACCAAGGTTCAGAACTATGTTCTCACTGTGAAGTCGGGCGATCGACCGCAGCTACAGCTAGTG GCAGGAGATGTTAAGGATCTTCATGAGAAAAAGGAGGAATCCAAGGAGTTCACGTTCTACAACCAGACCAAAGGCAGTGAGACAACTTGCTCCTTTGAATCAGCAATTTCTCCCGGTTGGTTCCTCAGCACTTCTGCCGAGCCACACAAGCCTCTTGGTTTGAGTCAGGGTGGGGGTTCAGACAtcactattttttattttgtaagaaaacagtaa
- the LOC125442310 gene encoding interleukin-1 family member 10-like isoform X3, with protein MQQEETSMIEHERKTVNQEMADLFNDYGRKPEVPWLYRIWDTKQKYLLLQNGTLVAAPQNSNSEDQLITVAPNRVIDSSKRPIFMGTKVQNYVLTVKSGDRPQLQLVFLPGF; from the exons ATGCAGCAGGAAGAGACTTCAATGATAGAACATGAAAGGAAGACTGTGAACCAGGAAATGGCCGATTTATTCAATGACTATGGGAGGAAACCAG aggttCCCTGGCTCTACAGGATTTGGGATACCAAGCAGAAATACCTCCTCCTGCAGAATGGCACATTAGTAGCAGCTCCACAAAATTCCAACTCAGAAG ATCAATTAATTACAGTCGCTCCAAATCGAGTCATAGATTCAAGCAAGCGACCTATCTTTATGGGCACCAAGGTTCAGAACTATGTTCTCACTGTGAAGTCGGGCGATCGACCGCAGCTACAGCTAGTG